The following DNA comes from Parcubacteria group bacterium.
TGATCCTGAAATATTGAAAAGAATAAAAGAAGTTTCAGGTAGCAGCGAGATAAGGTTTATCTGAACCTTCACTCTTTACTTTTTCGTTGAATCGTGCAATAGTTTTTTTAGATTTCTATTCTAAAAAAGGAGGGAAAGTCATGCTGACCAATACCATAGGGATGCGCTTGCGAAACCTTGAAGCATCAGATCTGCCAAAAGATGACGAGATATTGAGCAATCTCATCATCAGGTTGAAAAAATGTCTAGAGGATGACAAGCGCCGGCCGGCCGATTGCGAGATACCGAGCTTTATGGCATCTGAACTCACAGTAGAAGTAGCCAAGGAAAAAGACGATTATTGCATGGGGACATATGATTCTTGCTATTTTATGGTCACGTGAGCACGTGAGCGAACGAGCCACCGCACCAAAACTCGCCCAGAATCTTGGACGAGTTTTTCTTTTAAAATTAATTTGCAGCCGACCTTTCGTCCGCAACAAAGAAAATTGTTCCCGAAGGAAGAATTGAAACTTATTAAAAATATTTTAGAGGCCTCTATGGGAGTCTTTATTTTTGTTGCTTTTTAATATAGTCCTTACTTAACAAAACCAGCTCTTTAAGTCTTCCATCCATAATCCCATCTAAATTCAAATGCTGGGGAAGAATACTGTCATTTTCAATGTCTTCGCTTCCAGAAGGCAAAATAAAGATATTTCCGCTTTTGGGGTCTCTTCCAAAAGCCACTTTCATCCCTTCATTCCTAAATCTCTCCACCAATTCATCTATTGGCGTAGCGTAGCCCGGATATTCTTCCTCTTCGGCTTTTAGCTTTGCGTAGTGCTCTGGATCAATTCCCGAAAAAGGAATCCTTTCATGAATTTCGCTAAGCTCTTTCGCTAAAGCGATCCTTTTTCTCTTTTGCTCTGCTCGCTCCTGTTCGTTGTTTTTCTCTTGAGGAACGGGAGGATTTCCAAAATTTTCATGCATAAATTTTTTATTATTTCTTACTTATTCCCAGCGTTTGAGCTTGGGAATGATTTCATTGGCCATTTTTTCAGCTTCTTCTCTCGACTTCCCCATCTTTCCGGCCATATTTACTAATTTTTGAATCATTTCCTCCTTGCTGGTTATTGAATCAGTAAAATCTCCGTCCTGAAAACAATACTGCAATATCTCCAATTTTTGCTTCCATCTTCATCGGTTCCAAAATCTTCATCTTTGGTCATCGGCATCGAACAGCTTTGACAGATTGACGTTTCTTTTTCCATATTTTTAAATTTAATTGTTTATTTCCTCCAATCGCTAATTTCTATTTTACCATGACCCTTGTCGACAATGGAAAGTTTTTGTTTTTCCTTCCAGCCGTATTTTTCAATGACCTCTTTGGGGATAGTTACAGAATAGCTATACGCCCCGTTTTTCTTCAATTTATGCACATTTTTTTCGTTTTTCATATTTTTTTTAAATTAACATTTATATATAATCTAAAAACTATAAGCTAAATACTAAAAGCTAATTTAGAGGCCTCTATAGGAGCTTCTATTTTTATCTAAGCGTCAAATTCATAAATTGAAGCGTTTTTGGGAGTATGCTTTACTTTTTCCTCCAAAAACAGAAAGTGAGCCATTTTTAGTATACCTCCATGCGCAACAATCAAAACTTTTTTATCAGAATAATCCTTTTTCAATTCTTTAATAAATCTTAAAAATCTCATTTTGACATCCTCGGCGCATTCTCCGCCATATGGCCGATAATCATATTCGAGCTCAAAATCCTTTTTTTTGAAATCAATTTTTCCTCCTCCAAATTTAAACATTTCCTCCCAGGTTTTTCCTGAGAGATCGCCATAATCACGTTCTATGATTTCTTCCCTTGCTATTACAGGCGTATTCATTTCTTTCGCTAAAATTTCAGCTGTTTGCGAGGCGCGCTTTAATGGCGAAGTAAAAAATAATATCAAAATCCTTGTCTATGCCACGCAACAATTCTTCGGCTTGCCTGATACCTTCTGAATTTAAGGGTTCATTTATCCTTTGCCCTTGAGCCTTTTTGGCTTTATTGGAATTAGTCTCTCCGTGTCTGACTATATAAATTTTCATTTATCCCAAGTTTAAATTATTAATTTTAGAGGTCTCTATAGTATCTTCTATTCTTGTCCCCAATCAATAAGCTCTGTAAATCTTAGATAAAAACCAAATGGATCAGCCATCCGGAAATCTTTCCAGATATGACCATGATCCTCAAGTTCTTTTAATTCGCGCACGATGTATTCCTTAAGATATTTCGACGCCCTTCCATATAGTTCATCAATATCGCCAGTTGTGATGGTTATTTCAGTCGCATATCCTCTTTTTGTTTCTTTGGGAAATTGTTTGAAAAATGACTGGCCATAGACTCTCTCGTCTCCGCCATAAAAGTTAAGCATGGTGCTTCCTAATTTATCCTCGCGAATCATCGTCAAATACCCCAGCTCTTTTTCGTTGGGCTTGTCATCCATACTGACTGCAAAACCGAGCTTGGAATAGAAATCCTTCACAATATCCAAATCGGGAACATGCATTTCTATGACTAAATTATTTTTTATAGGATTTTTCATATTTTTTAGAGGCCTCTATAGAAGCCTCTATTTTATTTTAACATAAATTTTATGCTTTTATATGCCATATCAATGGCAAAGTACAAAAAGGTTAACGCAAATATTTTAAATATAATCGGCACTACCCTAGGATTTGAAAGCATCTTTCTGAAACGAGAAAATATAATTGCAACTGCAACAGTAGAAACTAGCCATCCAATTTCAACAAGCATCAAAAATATGTATTGACCGAAATGAATCTTCTCGCTTAGCGATATTGCTCTTGGCACACAAACCGTTATCCAAAAAGTCCATAATACGCCATTAGCCATAATCATAGCTGATATTTTACCCAAACTGAAATGAACTTTTTCATCGCTGTCAATTCTTTTCACTTTCCATATTGAAATAGCAATCCAGATAAGAATGCCCGCTCCAATAAATGATATGCCACTGAAAACAGCATCTGAAAAACCCAACGATGAAAGAATTAGCAAACTTAACAATGCCACAACAGTTTCTGTGAACATCGCCCAAAAGATAATCCTCAGGCTTTTGAAAAAACCAGATTGTAGGATTTCAGTAAAAGTAGCAGTTAAAACTGGTCCTGGGATTACTCCGCCAATCAATCCTAGAATTAATGCACTTGCTATCTCGTTATTCATATTTAAACTTTATAAATTATTATCTAAAAGCTATAAGCTAAATGCTAAAAGCTAATTTAGAGGTCCCTATAGAAGCCTCTATTTTACCACTTCAACAGCTGAAGCATTTTTTGCGGCCATTGTATGTTTCCTTTTTTAATCTCTCCGTGAAAATATTTTATCATTATTTGTTTCACTTCATCGGTAAAATGACAATGTCTTATTTCCGGCCAAAATTCTTTATAAAATAATCCTATGTTGTCGTGCTTTAAATCACAAGCGCCGCCATTTGGATCTTTTTCGATAAACAGAATGCGACTGATGTGACTGGTAACGGATGCACCGAGGCACTGTATACATGGTTCAAGCGTGCTATAAAGCGACACGGTTTTCCCTTGTTCGAAGGCATCATGAATAAGCTTTCCGTTTTTAATTATCAAATTATTTTCCGCATGGCTAACGAATGATTTTTGTTTATTTATTTCGTTTCCAGCCACATCAATTATCTCATCTCCAATAGACAAGACAGCACCAACCGGATAATTTCCCTCCGCATAAGTTTCGCCAGCGACTTTGATGGCCGTAGCAAAACATTGTTTATCAAATTGAGTTAATTCTTTCATAATTTTTTAGAGGCCTCTATAGAAGCTTCTATTTTATTATTTCTTTTCGCTCCCCGGCTTTTCTCCCACTGTTTTCTAAATTCTTCCGAATCGACAATCAGAGATTCGAGCGTTCCGGAAGCGATTATTTTTCCTTTCTGGAAGAAATAAACTTTATCGAACAATGACAAGAGATGCAGGCGGTGGACGGAAGCAATGATGGTCTTCTCCGGAAATTCCTGGAAAATATTCTGGAAAATATTAAGTTCATTCTTCATATCCATTGAGCTGGTCGGCTCATCTAGCATTATTATCGATTTGTCTTTGCTGGCCATCAGTCCTCTCGCCAGCGCCAATCTTTGTTTTTCTCCTCCGCTCAGATTGACTCCTTTTTCAAAAATAAATGAATCCAAACCATTGGGAAGCTTTTCGACAACACTGGAAAAGCAAGCCATATCGGTAAATTTTTTGATCTCTCCTTTCGAATGATTTACTCCGATCGTAATGTTTTCTTCAATGGTAGTTGAAAATATTTCTGGGTCCTGAGGGATGAGAGAGATGCTATCGCTGATCGCTTTAAACCCTTCTTTCAATATCCGTCCATCAACAAAGACTCTGGCTGCTTTCGGAACGTACAATTCCCGAATGATTTTGAGAAGCGTGGTTTTTCCGCTTCCGCTTTCTCCAATAAGAGCAATTCTTTCTCCGTTCCTGATGGACATCGAAATACCATCCAGATGAAGCTCGCCCTCATCTTCGCTATGATATGAGAAGCCAAGCGCCTCTATTTTTAATTCTTTCCAATCTTTTCCCAAGATTGATTCCTTAATTTCTTCGTCCTTAAAAAAATCATTGGCAATCTCTTCCGCATTCATCACAGCCGATTTCCGTTGCAGCATTTCTCCATACAGCTCAGCGAATCGGAAAAATATATCACTGATTTTATCAACATAGCCATAGAGGATAAAAAGTGTACCTACCAACACGACGCTTCCGCTCGCAACGCCTTGGTATATATATGACATCAATACCAAGGCAGTCATGGAAACCGAGCAACAAGAAACCAAGAACCATTTCGTTTCGTTGATTTTTTGGTTTTTATTGAACAATGAGAATGGCTCTTCGATTTTTTTGCTGATAGCCTTAGTTACCATTTTTTCTGCTCGAAGAAGAATAACTGTTGTAATATTACTGATAACATCAAATATTTTTTCCGTTATCTTGTTTTCAAATCCGAAAAGGATTTTATACTGCCTGACTAAAACTTTATCAAATCTCATTATTATAATAGCAGCCGTAAAAATCATAACAAATACGACAGGAAGAGAATAGATATTGAAATAAGCCAGGATAGTGATGGAAACTACCAGTCTTACGATAGCCTCTATCGTCATGAAAGTAGCCGAAGAAAAATCAAAAAGCGATCTAGTCCCTTTCTCTATTTTATCTATAGTATCACCAGAATGATGGTTTGAATGCCAATCCATCGGAAAATCCATCACTCCCTCCAAGAGATGATTCTTGTAATTCGCTCTGGCGATGAAAGCATTTCTAATTTCAATGCATCGGGCTGGTCCATGGAATGCCCAAAATGCCAGACTGATAATAACAGTGCTTCCCAAAAGTAAAAAAATATAATCCAGATTTCCGGCATTTACTCCCTGCTCTTGGATTATGTTGAATACCTTTCCTATAGCCAGGGGAACAAGGAGAGCTATTGAATTGCCTATCACAAAAAAAATGGCGTATAAGACTACGCTTTTGCGATTGCCCTTGGAATATTTCCACATCTTTTGGGCTAAGTATAAAGCTGGATTGTTTGGTAACTTCATGTTACTTCAATAATAACAAAAAAAACCGTTTTTTGCGACTTAACTCCATTATTTATGGACACTTTTTTGCCCGTTCATATTTTTGATTTAAATTCATAATTTTTGCTTCACAATTCACAACCTATAGAGGCCTCTATGGAAGCTTCTATTTAATTATTCCGCCTTTTTAATAACCTGCCTCCTGGAAACACAAACAAGAACGACTGCCATATTTAGTACAAGACTCATTGCGAGATAGGTAACCGTTAGCACGTTGTATTCGGCGATTGCCAAAAGGGATAATATATCGACAACCGACATGATTGCCCAAAAAGAAATGGTTTCGCTCCAAGGATCTTTAAAGGATTTTCGAAGGGTGGGGATATATCCTGATCCATCGATTGCCGAAACCATCAGCAAAGCAAGGATCGGATTATCGAGCTGCCACCAAATCACAATGGCAATGAGTGCCAATGCCAGGACTATTTTATCGCTTCTGGTGATGTCCTTTGTCCCAAACTTGAATGAAAGCAAGAAAATAGTGAATAGAAGAACCATTCCGACGATCAAACTGAAGCTTCCGAATTTACCTCCTCCGTATATCCCTGAGTGATTAGCCAAATCAACCAAGTATACAGATGAGGTTTTGTTTTCCTATTAAAGATATCCCTAAAGTATGGGATGAAACCCAAAAAAGTAAGCACTGTTGCAATGATAGCAATAATAAATTTGTAATTCGTAAATTCTAACATTTAATACTGAGCTAATTTTTATTTAGAGGCCTCTATAGAGGCTTCTATTTTATTTTACCACTTCTGCTCCCAATAACCATAGCATGTCAATTTTCATAAAAAAGCCAGCCTTTTAGGGCTGGCTCTTAAAAAATAATTTCTTCGGTCGCAATTGAAATACTTTTTCTTATGCTCCGTGGGTAATATCATTCAGCTATCGAAATTCTATATCCAACGACATCATAAGTCATTTCGCATGCACGAACGAAATATTGAATTATTTTTTTGTTTTTTTCTCATGCTCATGCTGTGTCAAAACGCTTGCGGCAAGCCTTCTGACATTAGAGTTTTTTGACTTCATCAGCTTTGCAGCCAATTGCGCCATTTCTCTGCTTGATTTTTCTTTTGGCATTTATTTTTTGTTAATTTATTTAAACTCCATCGGCATCGACCAACTTGCCGACTCTTGTTATCACTTTTCTTTCTTAGGAGATTCAATTCGTCTTTTTTTCGTATCTTCTATTTTTTGGCTTAATTGTATTTTTTTATAATTTATATCTAATTGCCCAGCTTGTTCAGTTGTATATTGTGGAGGATTTAATGAAAGATGAAATTCAGTTCCCTCTCCTAATTCCTTAATTAATTCCGTCGTAGCTATTACTAGCTTAGTTTGAAGAGACTCATTTGATTCTCCGTTTGTTTCCTTTATCTTCTCTTCAACTAATGTTTTAATTTCTTTCTTTATAAACTCTTTCAGCCATCTATTTTCAAAATCATCGAATTCCAATGTTTTACCTTTTTCCAGGGATAATTTGGCAGTTTCATAGCTTATTTTTGCTTCCATTGATTTGAAATATTCTGCTTTAGTTTTAAAATATTCTTGGGCTATTTTTAGACAGGCAATAAAATATGGATATGTATACATTCCGACTATATACATTTCATACCAATTG
Coding sequences within:
- a CDS encoding LysE family transporter, encoding MNNEIASALILGLIGGVIPGPVLTATFTEILQSGFFKSLRIIFWAMFTETVVALLSLLILSSLGFSDAVFSGISFIGAGILIWIAISIWKVKRIDSDEKVHFSLGKISAMIMANGVLWTFWITVCVPRAISLSEKIHFGQYIFLMLVEIGWLVSTVAVAIIFSRFRKMLSNPRVVPIIFKIFALTFLYFAIDMAYKSIKFMLK
- a CDS encoding AbrB/MazE/SpoVT family DNA-binding domain-containing protein; its protein translation is MKNEKNVHKLKKNGAYSYSVTIPKEVIEKYGWKEKQKLSIVDKGHGKIEISDWRK
- a CDS encoding nucleoside deaminase; translated protein: MKELTQFDKQCFATAIKVAGETYAEGNYPVGAVLSIGDEIIDVAGNEINKQKSFVSHAENNLIIKNGKLIHDAFEQGKTVSLYSTLEPCIQCLGASVTSHISRILFIEKDPNGGACDLKHDNIGLFYKEFWPEIRHCHFTDEVKQIMIKYFHGEIKKGNIQWPQKMLQLLKW
- a CDS encoding histidine phosphatase family protein, with the protein product MNTPVIAREEIIERDYGDLSGKTWEEMFKFGGGKIDFKKKDFELEYDYRPYGGECAEDVKMRFLRFIKELKKDYSDKKVLIVAHGGILKMAHFLFLEEKVKHTPKNASIYEFDA
- a CDS encoding zinc ribbon domain-containing protein; protein product: MEKETSICQSCSMPMTKDEDFGTDEDGSKNWRYCSIVFRTEILLIQ
- a CDS encoding ABC transporter ATP-binding protein, producing the protein MKLPNNPALYLAQKMWKYSKGNRKSVVLYAIFFVIGNSIALLVPLAIGKVFNIIQEQGVNAGNLDYIFLLLGSTVIISLAFWAFHGPARCIEIRNAFIARANYKNHLLEGVMDFPMDWHSNHHSGDTIDKIEKGTRSLFDFSSATFMTIEAIVRLVVSITILAYFNIYSLPVVFVMIFTAAIIIMRFDKVLVRQYKILFGFENKITEKIFDVISNITTVILLRAEKMVTKAISKKIEEPFSLFNKNQKINETKWFLVSCCSVSMTALVLMSYIYQGVASGSVVLVGTLFILYGYVDKISDIFFRFAELYGEMLQRKSAVMNAEEIANDFFKDEEIKESILGKDWKELKIEALGFSYHSEDEGELHLDGISMSIRNGERIALIGESGSGKTTLLKIIRELYVPKAARVFVDGRILKEGFKAISDSISLIPQDPEIFSTTIEENITIGVNHSKGEIKKFTDMACFSSVVEKLPNGLDSFIFEKGVNLSGGEKQRLALARGLMASKDKSIIMLDEPTSSMDMKNELNIFQNIFQEFPEKTIIASVHRLHLLSLFDKVYFFQKGKIIASGTLESLIVDSEEFRKQWEKSRGAKRNNKIEASIEASKKL
- a CDS encoding phosphoglycerate mutase family protein, which codes for MKIYIVRHGETNSNKAKKAQGQRINEPLNSEGIRQAEELLRGIDKDFDIIFYFAIKARLANS
- a CDS encoding zinc ribbon domain-containing protein, which produces MQYCFQDGDFTDSITSKEEMIQKLVNMAGKMGKSREEAEKMANEIIPKLKRWE